The window GAACAGCGCTGAAGTACAGCCTTGATTGTGAAGAAGATTTCATCTCAGTGGGTGATTCCTGGGACGGCATGAAATCCGTCAATCGAATGAGGCCCGACCCGCCGGACGTCTGTTTGATCGACCTGAACGGAAACGGTTTTCAATGCCTCAGAACGATCAGGACACTTAAAAAAAACTTTCCGCAGACAAAAGTGATCATTCTGTCGTCTTATGACGATGAAAACAGCATCAACGAGGCGGTTGTTGCCGGCGCAGATGCCTACATCCTGAAAAGCATTGGATCCAAGGAATTAGCCCAAGTTGTCAGGGCTCTCCACAAGGGTTCGACAATCAGCTCTTTTTATATGCTGAACAGTGGAAAGCATCACCCCCTCTGATTTACTCCACCTCTCCAATATCACCCGAAATACACCCGAAAAGGTGAAAAAAACCCCCAATTCGGGGGATTGCTTCTGCTCCCATTTTATTCTTTCATGTAGAAAGGGGAAGATTCTCCCTTGGAGTTCACTTCTCTCAGCTGAGAGCAAGTGGGTTCGTGGTAGTTTGCGATCCTGAGTTTTTGGGTCGCATAAGCATGGCTTACCAGAAGTTCGATTCCTAGCTGGCAGGGTTGTTCAGATGCCGAAAATCACGTGGAGCAAAGCACTGCCAGGATTGGGCCGGCCTGCGGTTCAGCTTGTTGATAATGAATATATTCCAAGGTGTGAGGAGGTGGTCAAAAATTTTGACATAGGCTGATGGAGTAGCTTGGAGGGTTTCAACTTAGAACCCAAAACTTGCGATTTGGCCCCAGACTGAATTGTGGGGAAAAGGAGGTAGGACATGGCAAGGCTACTGTTGGCGCCATCCAGGTATATCCAGGGTGCTGGTGCGATCAAGGAAATCGG is drawn from bacterium BMS3Abin14 and contains these coding sequences:
- the vraR gene encoding response regulator protein VraR produces the protein MKILFADQDPLYRTALKYSLDCEEDFISVGDSWDGMKSVNRMRPDPPDVCLIDLNGNGFQCLRTIRTLKKNFPQTKVIILSSYDDENSINEAVVAGADAYILKSIGSKELAQVVRALHKGSTISSFYMLNSGKHHPL